In Streptomyces sp. NBC_00433, a single genomic region encodes these proteins:
- a CDS encoding DUF5931 domain-containing protein: protein MSVEQPLWRALVAYRVLTAAYAVALYCYAYDEMRHPLLGGAYVGVLAVWTLATLGRVMSARRCTRGFLAADLALALTGILLTAVVDTQARIDSGSFTLPSIWTAGSVLAFAIKGGWRWAAVASSLVAVADLVERRSAAGDTLHNVLLVWVASIGIGYVVEVARISERTLARALQIEAATRERERLARDIHDGVLQVLAMVQRRGNQAGGEAAELGRMAGEQEAALRTLISGAPVPAPRGADDAPPGPHDLRTLLAPYASARVTLSAPGTPVLLDPAAAGELSAAVGAALDNVWRHAGERAHAWILVEDEPDVVLVTVRDDGPGIPEGRLAAAAAEGRLGVAQSIRGRLGDLGGTAVLLSLPGQGTEVELRLPRAGLVKDTAAPAAANGGGTA from the coding sequence ATGTCGGTGGAACAGCCGTTGTGGCGGGCGCTCGTGGCGTATCGCGTGCTGACGGCCGCGTACGCCGTGGCGCTGTACTGCTACGCGTACGACGAGATGCGTCACCCCCTGCTGGGCGGAGCCTACGTCGGGGTGCTGGCGGTGTGGACGCTGGCCACGCTCGGGCGGGTGATGTCGGCCCGGCGGTGCACCAGAGGCTTCCTCGCCGCCGATCTGGCGCTGGCGCTCACCGGCATCCTGCTGACCGCGGTCGTGGACACCCAGGCGCGTATCGACTCGGGGTCCTTCACGCTGCCGTCCATCTGGACGGCGGGATCGGTGCTGGCGTTCGCTATCAAGGGCGGCTGGCGGTGGGCCGCCGTCGCCTCCTCGCTGGTGGCCGTCGCCGACCTGGTCGAGCGGCGCAGCGCGGCCGGCGACACCCTGCACAACGTGCTGCTGGTGTGGGTCGCGAGCATCGGCATCGGCTATGTGGTCGAGGTCGCCAGGATCAGCGAGCGCACCCTTGCCCGCGCCCTGCAGATCGAGGCCGCCACCCGGGAGCGGGAAAGGCTGGCCAGGGACATCCACGACGGTGTGCTCCAGGTGCTGGCGATGGTCCAGCGGCGCGGCAACCAGGCCGGCGGCGAGGCCGCGGAGCTCGGCAGGATGGCCGGCGAGCAGGAGGCCGCGCTGCGCACCCTGATCAGCGGCGCCCCCGTCCCGGCGCCGCGCGGCGCGGACGACGCCCCGCCGGGGCCGCACGACCTGCGCACGCTGCTCGCGCCGTACGCGTCGGCACGGGTGACGCTGTCCGCGCCCGGCACCCCCGTGCTGCTCGACCCGGCGGCCGCCGGGGAGCTGTCCGCCGCGGTGGGGGCGGCGCTGGACAACGTGTGGCGGCACGCCGGTGAGCGGGCGCACGCCTGGATCCTGGTCGAGGACGAGCCGGACGTGGTGCTGGTGACCGTTCGGGACGACGGTCCCGGCATCCCCGAGGGCCGGCTGGCCGCCGCGGCGGCCGAGGGGCGGCTGGGGGTGGCCCAGTCGATCCGCGGACGGCTGGGCGACCTCGGCGGGACCGCGGTGCTGCTGTCGCTGCCGGGGCAGGGAACCGAGGTGGAGCTGCGGCTGCCCAGGGCCGGGCTCGTCAAGGACACGGCGGCACCGGCCGCCGCCAACGGAGGAGGCACCGCATGA
- a CDS encoding response regulator transcription factor, with translation MTVGDDQGTRPAVTVMVVDDHPMWRDAVARDLTEAGFTVVATAGDGPEAIRRAKAARPQVLVLDLNLPGASGVRVCKEVVAGDPAMRVLVLSASGEHTDVLEAVKSGATGYLLKSAGREELVDAVRRTAVGDPVFTPGLAGLVLGEYRRLATVPPPAAPGGAAAPRLTERETEVLRLVAKGLSYKQIAQRLVISHRTVQNHVQNTLGKLQLHNRVELVRYAIEAGLDEEPRACTEG, from the coding sequence ATGACGGTCGGCGACGACCAGGGCACCCGGCCGGCGGTCACGGTGATGGTGGTGGACGACCACCCGATGTGGCGCGACGCGGTCGCCCGCGACCTGACCGAGGCCGGCTTCACGGTGGTGGCGACCGCGGGCGACGGCCCTGAGGCGATCCGCCGCGCCAAGGCGGCCCGCCCCCAGGTGCTGGTGCTCGACCTCAACCTGCCCGGCGCGTCCGGTGTGCGGGTCTGCAAGGAGGTCGTGGCGGGCGATCCCGCGATGCGCGTCCTGGTGCTGTCCGCGAGCGGCGAGCACACCGACGTACTGGAAGCGGTCAAGTCCGGGGCGACCGGCTACCTGCTGAAGTCCGCGGGCCGGGAGGAGCTGGTCGACGCGGTCCGCAGGACGGCGGTGGGCGACCCGGTCTTCACTCCCGGCCTGGCAGGGCTGGTGCTCGGCGAATACCGCCGGCTGGCGACCGTGCCGCCGCCGGCCGCCCCGGGCGGCGCGGCCGCGCCCCGGCTGACCGAGCGGGAGACCGAGGTGCTGCGGCTGGTCGCGAAGGGCCTGAGCTACAAGCAGATCGCCCAGCGCCTGGTCATATCGCACCGGACCGTGCAGAACCACGTGCAGAACACCCTCGGCAAACTCCAGCTGCACAATCGCGTGGAGCTTGTCCGGTACGCGATCGAAGCGGGTCTGGACGAGGAGCCGCGGGCCTGCACGGAGGGCTGA
- a CDS encoding 6-phosphofructokinase, which produces MRVGVLTGGGDCPGLNAVIRGIVRKGVQEYGYEFTGFRDGWRGPLEGDTVRLDIPAVRGILPRGGTILGSSRTNPLKVEGGVRRVQENLAAEGVDALIAIGGEDTLGVAAALHQEHGVKVVGVPKTIDNDLSATDYTFGFDTAVNIATEAIDRLHTTAESHMRVLVVEVMGRHAGWIALHSGLAGGANVILIPEQRFDLDQVCAWVESRFKIRYAPIVVVAEGAMPRDGDMVLKDGTLDSFGHVRLSGIGEWLAKQIEKRTGKEARTTVLGHVQRGGTPSAFDRWLATRFGLHAVEAVRDGDFGKMVALRSTDIVRVPIGDATARIKTVDPALYAEAGVFFG; this is translated from the coding sequence ATGCGAGTCGGAGTTCTGACTGGCGGCGGAGACTGCCCCGGCCTCAATGCGGTCATCCGCGGCATCGTACGTAAGGGCGTCCAGGAGTACGGGTACGAATTCACCGGCTTCAGGGACGGTTGGCGTGGCCCCCTGGAGGGGGACACTGTACGGCTCGACATCCCGGCGGTCCGCGGCATACTGCCGCGCGGCGGCACCATACTCGGCTCCTCGCGCACCAACCCGCTCAAGGTCGAGGGCGGGGTGCGCAGGGTCCAGGAGAACCTGGCGGCGGAGGGCGTCGACGCGCTCATCGCGATCGGCGGCGAGGACACCCTCGGCGTCGCGGCCGCCCTTCACCAGGAACACGGCGTAAAAGTGGTAGGTGTCCCCAAGACCATCGACAACGACCTGTCGGCGACCGACTACACCTTCGGTTTCGACACCGCCGTCAACATCGCCACCGAGGCCATCGACCGGCTGCACACCACCGCCGAGTCGCACATGCGGGTCCTCGTGGTCGAGGTGATGGGGCGGCACGCGGGCTGGATCGCGCTGCACTCGGGCCTGGCCGGCGGCGCCAACGTGATCCTCATACCGGAACAGCGCTTCGACCTCGACCAGGTGTGCGCCTGGGTCGAGAGCCGCTTCAAGATCCGCTACGCGCCGATCGTGGTCGTCGCCGAGGGCGCGATGCCGCGCGACGGCGACATGGTGCTCAAGGACGGCACCCTGGACTCCTTCGGGCACGTCCGGCTTTCCGGCATCGGCGAATGGCTCGCCAAGCAGATCGAGAAGCGCACCGGCAAGGAGGCCAGGACCACCGTCCTCGGCCACGTCCAGCGCGGCGGCACCCCCAGCGCCTTCGACCGCTGGCTCGCCACCCGCTTCGGCCTGCACGCCGTCGAGGCCGTCAGGGACGGCGACTTCGGCAAGATGGTCGCGCTGCGCTCCACCGACATCGTCCGGGTGCCGATCGGCGACGCGACCGCCAGGATCAAGACCGTCGACCCGGCGCTCTACGCCGAGGCGGGGGTCTTCTTCGGCTAG